From Streptomyces sp. HUAS MG91, the proteins below share one genomic window:
- a CDS encoding NAD(P)H-dependent oxidoreductase, which yields MNILWVFAHPEQRSLNGSLMTDALRTLGGLGHAYEVSDLYAMKWKAVLDADDFGTPPAGRERLFVGAAQERAYTRGELSADIRGEIEKLARADVVVLHFPLWWFGPPAILKGWFDRVLVQGLGFGVKAPDGRTRRYGDGGLAGKRALVVTSVGARLSGFGPRGIHGHVDEVLFPLLHGTFWYTGMAPLAPFVVYGADRHDTADGARTSAALGERLRALPDEEPLAYRTEAGGAYDGDLVLRPDRAPGRTGLQVHLRR from the coding sequence ATGAACATCCTCTGGGTCTTCGCCCATCCCGAACAGCGCTCGCTCAACGGCTCCTTGATGACCGACGCGCTCCGCACGCTCGGCGGGCTCGGCCACGCGTACGAGGTCTCCGATCTGTACGCCATGAAGTGGAAGGCCGTGCTCGACGCCGACGACTTCGGCACCCCGCCCGCCGGGAGGGAGCGGCTGTTCGTCGGGGCCGCGCAGGAACGCGCGTACACGCGAGGCGAGTTGAGTGCCGACATCCGCGGCGAGATCGAGAAGCTGGCGCGGGCCGACGTGGTGGTCCTGCACTTCCCCCTGTGGTGGTTCGGGCCGCCGGCCATCCTCAAGGGCTGGTTCGACCGGGTCCTGGTGCAGGGGCTCGGGTTCGGGGTGAAGGCGCCGGACGGGCGCACCCGGCGCTACGGCGACGGCGGCCTCGCCGGAAAGCGGGCGCTGGTCGTCACGTCGGTGGGCGCCCGGCTGTCCGGGTTCGGGCCGCGCGGGATCCACGGGCACGTGGATGAGGTGCTGTTCCCGCTGCTGCACGGCACGTTCTGGTACACGGGGATGGCGCCGCTCGCGCCGTTCGTCGTGTACGGCGCCGACCGGCACGACACGGCCGACGGGGCCAGGACCTCCGCCGCACTCGGGGAGCGGCTGCGCGCGCTGCCCGACGAGGAGCCCCTCGCGTACCGCACCGAGGCGGGCGGCGCGTACGACGGGGACCTGGTGCTGCGGCCGGACCGCGCACCGGGCCGCACCGGTCTACAGGTCCATCTGCGGCGCTAG
- a CDS encoding GNAT family N-acetyltransferase — protein MADWEIRPAQVADVETIVELRAVVMRPDLERLGRFDPHRVRQRFRDAFVPAHAWVIEVGGAFAGSVALRPAEDCRWLEHFFLAPHLQGSGIGTAVLNHLLDRCDRDDVVVRLNVLRGSAAQRLYERLGFTVESEDPVDVFMVRGTPDRRGTPD, from the coding sequence ATGGCGGACTGGGAAATAAGGCCTGCTCAAGTGGCTGATGTCGAGACGATCGTCGAGCTGCGGGCCGTGGTGATGCGCCCCGATCTGGAGCGGCTCGGCCGATTCGACCCGCACCGGGTGCGGCAGCGGTTCCGGGACGCCTTCGTGCCCGCGCACGCCTGGGTGATCGAGGTGGGCGGCGCGTTCGCCGGTAGTGTCGCGCTGCGCCCGGCCGAGGACTGCCGCTGGCTGGAGCACTTCTTCCTCGCGCCCCACCTCCAGGGCAGCGGCATCGGTACGGCCGTGCTGAACCACCTCCTCGACCGCTGCGACCGGGACGACGTCGTGGTCCGGCTGAACGTGTTGCGGGGCAGCGCCGCGCAACGCCTCTACGAGCGGCTCGGGTTCACCGTCGAGTCCGAGGATCCGGTGGACGTCTTCATGGTGCGCGGCACACCGGACCGGCGCGGCACACCCGACTAG
- a CDS encoding YihY/virulence factor BrkB family protein, giving the protein MTRERNSDEAREDRSGAREPRDPTELPARSWWAVVRRTAKEFLDDDLPDKAAALTYYGVLSLFPALLVLISGLGVVGETATKGVLDNLRHLAPGPVRDLLGNAVVELQGAGGTSGVVAVVSLVAAIWSASGYVGAFIRTANAVYDLPEGRPVWKVTPLRLALTVTLMLLLAVSATIVVFTGPLARRAGETIGAGDAAVTTWNIAKWPVLLVLVVLMVALLFWRAPNVRGTGFRWLSPGSVVAVLLWLLASGVFALYVAGFSSYNKTYGTLAGVIIFLIWLWLSNLAILLGLEFDAELARQRAISGGLPEGQEPYVEPRDTRKWPPKLRRRAARLGDGPQKAG; this is encoded by the coding sequence ATGACCCGTGAGCGGAACAGCGACGAGGCGCGGGAGGACCGGTCAGGGGCGCGGGAGCCGCGCGATCCGACCGAGCTGCCCGCCCGCTCGTGGTGGGCCGTGGTGCGCCGCACGGCCAAGGAGTTCCTGGACGACGACCTGCCCGACAAGGCGGCCGCCCTCACCTACTACGGGGTGCTGTCGCTGTTCCCCGCCCTGCTGGTGCTGATCTCCGGTCTGGGTGTCGTCGGCGAGACGGCGACCAAGGGCGTGCTCGACAATCTGCGCCATCTCGCGCCGGGCCCGGTCCGGGACCTGCTCGGCAACGCCGTGGTGGAGCTCCAGGGCGCGGGCGGGACGAGCGGTGTCGTCGCCGTGGTGAGCCTGGTGGCGGCGATCTGGTCGGCGTCCGGTTACGTCGGCGCGTTCATCCGCACCGCGAACGCCGTGTACGACCTTCCGGAGGGCCGCCCGGTGTGGAAGGTGACCCCGCTGCGGCTGGCGCTGACGGTGACGCTGATGCTGCTGCTCGCGGTGAGCGCGACGATCGTCGTGTTCACGGGGCCGCTGGCGCGCCGGGCCGGGGAGACGATCGGCGCCGGGGACGCGGCGGTCACCACCTGGAACATCGCGAAGTGGCCGGTGCTGCTCGTGCTGGTGGTGCTGATGGTGGCGCTGCTGTTCTGGCGCGCGCCCAATGTCCGGGGCACCGGCTTCCGCTGGCTGAGCCCGGGCAGCGTCGTCGCGGTGCTGCTGTGGCTGCTGGCGTCGGGCGTGTTCGCCCTGTACGTGGCCGGGTTCAGCTCGTACAACAAGACGTACGGCACCCTGGCGGGCGTCATCATCTTCCTGATCTGGCTGTGGCTGTCGAACCTGGCGATCCTGCTCGGTCTGGAGTTCGACGCGGAGCTGGCCCGGCAGCGTGCCATCTCCGGCGGCCTGCCGGAGGGGCAGGAGCCGTACGTGGAGCCGCGCGACACCCGCAAATGGCCGCCCAAGCTGCGCCGTCGGGCCGCCCGGCTCGGCGACGGTCCCCAGAAGGCCGGATAG
- a CDS encoding type 1 glutamine amidotransferase domain-containing protein, whose translation MSKILFVVTGADHWTLADGTEHPTGFWAEEAAAPYAAFRAAGHEVVVATPGGVVPTVDRGSLAPEMNGGQEGADRIARVLDTMTELGSPLKLEEVNLDDYAAVFYPGGHGPMEDLAVDAASGALLTRALDSGKPLGVVCHGPAALLAATREDGTNTFRGYEVAAFTNEEERQAGLADRAKWLLQDRLTDAGVRVLEGEPWAPKVVTDRNLVTGQNPASSAPLAAELLARLG comes from the coding sequence ATGTCGAAGATTCTTTTCGTCGTCACCGGCGCCGACCACTGGACCCTCGCCGACGGCACCGAGCACCCCACCGGTTTCTGGGCCGAGGAGGCCGCCGCCCCCTACGCGGCGTTCCGGGCCGCGGGCCACGAGGTCGTCGTCGCCACGCCCGGCGGGGTCGTGCCCACCGTCGACCGGGGCAGCCTCGCGCCGGAGATGAACGGCGGCCAGGAAGGCGCCGACCGGATCGCGCGCGTCCTCGACACGATGACGGAGCTGGGGTCCCCGCTGAAGCTGGAGGAGGTGAACCTGGACGACTACGCCGCCGTCTTCTACCCGGGCGGCCACGGGCCCATGGAGGACCTCGCCGTCGACGCCGCCTCCGGTGCGCTGCTGACCCGTGCCCTCGACTCCGGCAAGCCGCTCGGGGTCGTCTGCCACGGCCCGGCCGCGCTGCTCGCCGCGACGCGCGAGGACGGCACGAACACGTTCCGGGGCTACGAGGTCGCCGCGTTCACCAATGAGGAGGAGCGCCAGGCCGGGCTCGCGGACCGGGCGAAGTGGCTCCTCCAGGACCGGCTCACCGACGCCGGTGTGCGGGTGCTGGAGGGCGAGCCGTGGGCGCCGAAGGTCGTCACCGACCGCAACCTCGTCACCGGCCAGAACCCGGCCTCGTCGGCGCCGCTCGCCGCCGAGCTGCTGGCCCGGCTGGGCTGA
- a CDS encoding DEAD/DEAH box helicase: MSDSARADSVPTPALPPVASFAELGLPAEVLRTLDEHGVSEPFPIQAAALPNALAGRDVLGRGRTGSGKTLAFGLGLLSRTAGRRAQPKQPLALVLVPTRELAQQVGEALAPYAQALKLRLATVVGGVSIGRQSAALREGAEIVIATPGRLHDLIQRKDCRLDRVRITVLDEADQMCDMGFLPQVTEALDQVGPDGQRMLFSATLDGDVDQLVSRYLHDPAVHEVDPSAGAGDAIAHHVLLVHGPDRYAVATEIAARDGRVLLFLDTKHQVDQLTRHLRASGVAAAALHSGKAQPQRTRTLAQFKDGQVTALVATNVAARGLHVDDLDLVVNVSPATDPKDYLHRAGRTARAGRTGTVVTLVLSGERRETSRVMAEAGVRPTTTKVRSGEAELSRITGARKPSGVPLDGGPAAARPKNHNAPFRGLGSSKDQSAQGTGSGSGGRSRKSSEARKLAEARRAARVRRGG; the protein is encoded by the coding sequence GTGAGCGATTCAGCACGTGCCGACTCCGTCCCCACGCCCGCGCTGCCACCCGTGGCGTCCTTCGCGGAGCTGGGGCTGCCAGCCGAGGTGCTGCGCACGCTCGACGAACACGGGGTGAGCGAGCCGTTCCCCATCCAGGCGGCCGCACTGCCGAACGCGCTCGCGGGACGTGACGTGCTCGGCCGCGGGCGCACCGGTTCGGGCAAGACGCTCGCCTTCGGCCTGGGCCTGCTCTCCCGGACGGCGGGCCGGCGCGCCCAGCCCAAGCAGCCGCTCGCCCTCGTCCTGGTGCCCACCAGGGAGCTGGCGCAGCAGGTCGGCGAGGCCCTCGCCCCGTACGCGCAGGCACTGAAGCTGCGCCTGGCGACCGTCGTCGGCGGCGTCTCCATCGGCCGGCAGTCCGCCGCGCTGCGCGAGGGCGCCGAGATCGTGATCGCGACGCCCGGCCGGCTGCACGACCTGATCCAGCGCAAGGACTGCCGACTGGACCGGGTGCGCATCACGGTCCTGGACGAGGCCGACCAGATGTGCGACATGGGGTTCCTGCCGCAGGTCACCGAGGCCCTGGACCAGGTGGGTCCCGACGGGCAGCGGATGCTGTTCTCGGCCACCCTCGACGGTGACGTCGACCAGCTGGTCAGCCGCTATCTGCACGACCCCGCCGTCCACGAGGTCGACCCGTCGGCCGGGGCGGGCGACGCGATCGCGCACCACGTCCTGCTCGTGCACGGCCCGGACCGGTACGCCGTGGCCACCGAGATCGCCGCCCGTGACGGCCGCGTCCTGCTCTTCCTCGACACCAAGCACCAGGTCGACCAGCTCACCCGCCATCTGCGGGCCAGCGGGGTGGCCGCCGCCGCCCTGCACAGCGGCAAGGCGCAGCCGCAGCGCACCCGGACCCTGGCGCAGTTCAAGGACGGCCAGGTCACCGCCTTGGTGGCGACCAACGTCGCGGCGCGCGGCCTGCACGTCGACGACCTCGACCTGGTGGTCAACGTCTCCCCGGCGACCGACCCGAAGGACTATCTGCACCGCGCGGGCCGCACGGCACGGGCCGGCCGCACCGGCACGGTCGTGACCCTGGTCCTCTCGGGCGAGCGCCGCGAGACGAGCCGGGTCATGGCGGAGGCCGGCGTCCGCCCCACGACCACCAAGGTGCGCTCCGGCGAGGCCGAACTGAGCCGGATCACCGGCGCCCGCAAGCCCTCCGGCGTCCCGCTCGACGGCGGGCCCGCCGCGGCCCGGCCCAAGAACCACAACGCGCCGTTCCGGGGCCTGGGCAGCAGCAAGGACCAGAGCGCCCAGGGCACCGGCTCCGGTTCCGGCGGCAGGTCCCGCAAGTCGAGCGAGGCCCGCAAGCTCGCGGAGGCCCGCAGGGCGGCCCGGGTGCGGCGCGGCGGCTGA
- a CDS encoding glycosyltransferase family 2 protein, which produces MHVLSGIAHTVAEVIVFLGAVPLVIGVIQFLLIGLQRFRHLYEDRGDVYLPRTAILIPAWNEAPVLTGSVEALLALHYPADRLRVVIIDDASTDETPEVMSALIRRHPGQVRHLRREQGGQGKAHTLNHGLAHVLDDDWAEAVLVMDADVVFERDALWRMTRHLADPEVGAVTAYIKEGSGKQGNYLTRYIAYEYITAQAAARRAQNVLGVVACLAGGAQLHTRANLEAIGGRFDTSTLAEDTVTTFETQLAGRRVVFDGYATVLAEEPASLAGLWKQRLRWARGNLQVTRRYRDVWFRGRTSGGTHRLGSFLFGLIWFSLLATPVLLVACSASLLFLYFSDSDRAWLLFHVLWVINLICYLLITLLSAVIDPSTFRRSWFEALIYPGAIAICILVITALPGVFVPLLDRIGLLPQDGSVHPVMIAVYAWLALSMPIAWCAKLLTGTRLRWLAPPLLHLAGYGSLLAACLVASFVQEMRHAQMTWDKTEKTGKVAAPR; this is translated from the coding sequence ATGCACGTCCTGAGCGGGATCGCGCACACCGTCGCCGAGGTGATCGTCTTCCTCGGCGCGGTGCCGCTGGTCATCGGCGTGATCCAGTTCCTGCTCATCGGCCTGCAACGCTTCCGGCACCTCTACGAGGACCGGGGCGACGTGTACCTGCCGCGCACCGCCATCCTCATCCCGGCGTGGAACGAGGCCCCCGTCCTCACCGGCTCCGTCGAGGCCCTGCTCGCCCTGCACTACCCGGCCGACCGGCTGCGCGTCGTCATCATCGACGACGCCAGCACCGACGAGACGCCCGAGGTGATGAGCGCGCTGATCCGCCGCCACCCCGGCCAGGTGCGGCACCTGCGCCGCGAACAGGGCGGCCAGGGCAAGGCCCACACCCTCAACCACGGCCTCGCCCACGTCCTCGACGACGACTGGGCCGAGGCGGTGCTCGTCATGGACGCCGACGTCGTCTTCGAGCGGGACGCGCTGTGGCGGATGACCCGGCACCTCGCCGACCCCGAGGTGGGCGCCGTGACCGCGTACATCAAGGAGGGCAGCGGGAAACAGGGCAACTACCTCACCCGCTACATCGCCTACGAGTACATCACCGCCCAGGCCGCCGCCCGGCGCGCCCAGAACGTGCTGGGCGTCGTCGCCTGTCTGGCCGGCGGCGCCCAGCTCCACACCCGGGCCAACCTGGAGGCGATCGGCGGCCGGTTCGACACCAGCACCCTCGCCGAGGACACCGTCACCACCTTCGAGACCCAACTGGCCGGGCGCCGCGTCGTCTTCGACGGCTACGCCACCGTGCTCGCCGAGGAACCCGCGAGCCTCGCGGGCCTGTGGAAGCAGCGGCTGCGCTGGGCGCGCGGGAACCTCCAGGTCACCCGCCGCTACCGCGACGTCTGGTTCCGCGGCCGGACCTCGGGCGGCACCCACCGCCTCGGCTCGTTCCTGTTCGGGCTGATCTGGTTCTCCCTGCTGGCCACTCCCGTACTGCTGGTGGCGTGCTCGGCCTCCCTGCTGTTCCTGTACTTCAGCGACTCCGACCGCGCCTGGCTGCTGTTCCACGTGCTGTGGGTCATCAACCTGATCTGCTATCTGCTGATCACGCTGCTCTCGGCCGTGATCGACCCGTCGACGTTCCGCCGCAGCTGGTTCGAGGCGCTGATCTACCCCGGCGCCATCGCCATCTGCATCCTCGTCATCACCGCGCTGCCCGGGGTCTTCGTCCCCCTGCTCGACCGGATCGGCCTGCTGCCCCAGGACGGCTCGGTCCACCCCGTGATGATCGCCGTCTACGCCTGGCTCGCCCTGTCCATGCCCATCGCCTGGTGCGCCAAGCTGCTGACCGGCACCCGGCTGCGCTGGCTGGCACCCCCGCTCCTGCACCTCGCCGGATACGGCTCGCTGCTGGCCGCCTGCCTGGTCGCGTCGTTCGTCCAGGAGATGCGGCACGCCCAGATGACCTGGGACAAGACCGAGAAGACCGGAAAGGTGGCGGCGCCGCGATGA
- a CDS encoding PHP domain-containing protein — protein sequence MSPRSPLVLRADFHTHTDFSDGHDPLDQVVAAAESAGLGTLILTDHVRADTTYLPEYVAAVRAARITTPVSLVCGVEAKIMDTAGRLDLPDDLTGIDHVALADHRFPLPDGPAHPDEVRDRLATGALTPAAALELLVRATARAVRAVPAGRSAHVAHLFSVLPKAGLDEAAVDAALLEPLARACRTHGVPVELNEKWRCPAPRTAALLGRAGVRLVAGSDAHRADAVGVFPWVRQALAEAEARCTS from the coding sequence ATGAGTCCCCGCTCCCCCCTCGTCCTGCGCGCCGACTTCCACACCCACACCGACTTCTCCGACGGCCACGATCCGCTCGACCAGGTCGTCGCCGCCGCCGAGAGCGCCGGACTCGGCACCCTGATCCTCACCGACCACGTACGCGCCGACACCACGTATCTGCCGGAATACGTGGCCGCCGTGCGCGCCGCCCGCATCACCACCCCCGTCAGCCTGGTCTGCGGCGTCGAGGCGAAGATCATGGACACCGCGGGCCGCCTCGACCTGCCCGACGACCTCACCGGCATCGACCACGTGGCCCTCGCCGACCACCGCTTCCCGCTCCCGGACGGGCCCGCCCACCCCGACGAGGTCCGCGACCGGCTCGCCACCGGCGCCCTCACCCCCGCCGCGGCGCTCGAACTCCTCGTGCGGGCCACGGCGCGGGCCGTGCGCGCGGTACCGGCGGGCCGCAGCGCCCACGTCGCCCACCTGTTCAGCGTGCTGCCCAAGGCCGGGCTCGACGAGGCGGCCGTCGACGCGGCGCTCCTGGAGCCGCTGGCCCGCGCCTGCCGCACGCACGGCGTCCCGGTCGAACTCAACGAGAAGTGGCGCTGCCCGGCCCCGCGCACCGCGGCCCTGCTCGGCCGCGCCGGGGTGCGGCTCGTCGCGGGCAGCGACGCGCACCGCGCGGACGCCGTCGGCGTCTTCCCCTGGGTGCGGCAGGCCCTGGCCGAGGCGGAGGCGCGATGCACGTCCTGA
- a CDS encoding ATP-grasp domain-containing protein, translating into MAEPNRPAPDTGPDLAAPLGRPPRVLVTGAGGPSGVCFLRALDGAAERYAADIDPLGAGLYLVPRAYRLLLPPGDDPAFARAALALCRRYDVDVLVPTVDAELVALARAADSFADAGVRVLVPDADGLETCLDKWRLAQACEGAVRVPVTRLLGPADAGADNGFDGGFPAIAKPRTGSGSRGVTLVEDAAGLARLPQDGSYLVQEMLPGTEYSVDVLTDGTGRVVAAVPRARDKTDSGIVVAGRVLHAPGLSALAEATVHTLGLRGVLNVQVREDRDGRPALLEVNPRPPGGLSLTVAAGVDMPRWAVAGLLGAELPDRIAHRETAVVRHWQDVVLHPRELGDMGDARETGTGAGGPR; encoded by the coding sequence ATGGCTGAGCCGAACCGGCCCGCGCCGGACACCGGCCCCGATCTCGCGGCGCCCCTCGGCCGGCCGCCCAGAGTGCTGGTCACCGGCGCCGGCGGACCGTCCGGCGTCTGCTTCCTGCGCGCCCTCGACGGCGCGGCCGAGCGGTACGCCGCCGACATCGACCCGCTCGGCGCCGGCCTGTACCTCGTGCCCCGCGCCTACCGGCTGCTGCTGCCGCCCGGCGACGACCCGGCCTTCGCGCGGGCCGCCCTGGCCCTGTGCCGCCGGTACGACGTCGACGTGCTCGTGCCCACCGTGGACGCGGAACTCGTCGCCCTCGCCCGCGCCGCCGACAGCTTCGCCGACGCCGGGGTGCGGGTCCTGGTCCCGGACGCCGACGGGCTGGAGACCTGCCTGGACAAATGGCGGCTCGCCCAGGCGTGCGAAGGCGCCGTACGGGTCCCGGTCACCCGGCTGCTCGGACCGGCGGACGCCGGCGCCGACAACGGGTTCGACGGCGGCTTCCCCGCCATCGCCAAACCCCGCACCGGCTCCGGCTCGCGCGGCGTGACGCTCGTCGAGGACGCGGCCGGTCTCGCCCGGCTCCCGCAGGACGGCTCGTACCTGGTCCAGGAGATGCTGCCCGGCACCGAGTACTCCGTGGACGTGCTCACCGACGGCACCGGACGGGTGGTGGCCGCCGTGCCGCGCGCCCGCGACAAGACCGACTCCGGGATCGTCGTCGCCGGCCGCGTCCTGCACGCGCCCGGACTGTCCGCGCTCGCCGAGGCCACGGTGCACACGCTGGGCCTGCGCGGCGTCCTCAACGTCCAGGTGCGCGAGGACCGCGACGGCCGGCCCGCGCTCCTGGAGGTCAACCCCCGCCCGCCGGGCGGACTCTCGCTCACCGTCGCCGCCGGCGTCGACATGCCCCGCTGGGCCGTCGCCGGACTCCTCGGCGCCGAACTGCCCGACCGGATCGCCCACCGCGAGACCGCCGTCGTCCGGCACTGGCAGGACGTCGTGCTGCACCCCCGCGAACTCGGCGACATGGGAGACGCGCGAGAGACGGGAACCGGAGCCGGAGGCCCGCGATGA